CGCATCGTGGTGTTCGCGCAGTTGCGCGATGCGCGTGCGCACGCCGCGGAACGGCTTGCCGTGCGACGGCAGCACGAGCGTGTCGGGCGCCATCGTCTCGTAGCGGCCGAGCGATTCGAGGTACAGCGCGAGCGGATTTGCTTCCGGCTCGAGGTCGAACACCGACACGTTCGTCGAGATGCGCGGCAGCACCATGTCGCCGGAAATCAGCACGCCGTCCGCTTCGCTGTAGAGCGCGCAATGTTCAGGCGAATGACCGAAGCCGGTGACGACGCGCCACGTGCGCGCGCCGATCGTCACCGCGTCGCCTTCGCGCAGGCGCCGGTAGCGCGGCGGCACGGCCGGCACGAGGTCCGCGTAGTAGCTGCGGCGGTTGCGCAGCTTGTCGAGCGCGGCCGGATCGGTCAGCCCGTGGCGCGCGAAGTGATCGGCGGCGGCCGCGCCGCCCGCGTTCGACCCGTTGCCGGCCGCCATCAGGCAGCCGAACATATATTCGCCGAGCGTCATCCACAGCCGCACGTTCCAGCGGCCCTTGTCACCGCCTTCGCACAGCCAGTTCGCGAGGCCGAAGTGATCGGGGTGGCAGTGCGTGACGAGCACGCGCAGCACGGGCAGGCCGTCGAGCTGCGTGTCGAAGATCTGCTCCCAGTGCGTGCGGATCGCGTCCGACGCGATACCGCAATCGACCACCGTCCAGCCGGCCTGCCCGTCGATCTCGTCGCGCAACAGCCAGAGATTGATGTGATCGAGCGAGAACGGCAGCGGCATGCGCAGCCAGCGCACGCCGGGCGCGACCTCGAACGTGTCGCCCGCGGCGGGCAGCGTATCGGCGAAGGGGTAGTCGAGCTGGTGTTCCAGGGCGTTCATCGGTGGGGCGTCTCGTCGTTATCGGTGCGAATGCGCGCCGGCGGCACGCGCGGCGGGCGGTGCGTCGATTCTATCGCCGTCGCGGGAAAGACGTGCCCGGCGCCCTGCGGCGCGTCAAAAAAAGTTCGTGTCAGAATCGGTTCCGTACCCGTATCTTTACGCGAAGATGCACCGAACGGCCCCTAACGGCGAGCAACACGCCGATTGACGACCGCTCGCACGCCTCGCCGAAAGTCATTGAAACGCCGACTTGGGCGCTAAAATGGCGGGTGCTTACAGCCCCTTGAACGAGCCTGCACGCGATGAATCACTTCCCCAAACTGCTGTCGTCGCAGATCGGTTTCGACGTCGCGCAGTCGATGCTCGAATACTTCGATCGCCATTACCGGATCTTCCGCGAAGCGGCGGTCGATGCGAAGACGCTGTTCGAGCGCGGCGACTGGCACGGGCTGCAGCGGCTCGCGCGCGAGCGGATCACGTCGTACGACGAACGCGTGAAGGAATGCGTCGAGGTGCTGGAAGACGAATACGACGCGGAGAACATCGACGACGAAGTGTGGCAGCAGATCAAGCTGCACTACATCGGCCTGCTCACGTCGCACCGCCAGCCCGAGTGCGCGGAAACCTTCTTCAATTCGGTGTGCTGCAAGATCCTGCACCGCTCGTATTTCAGCAACGATTTCATCTTCGTGCGCCCGGCGATCTCGACCGAGTATCTGGAGAACGACGAGCCCGCCGCGAAACCGACCTACCGCGCGTACTATCCGGGCACCGACGGGCTCGCGGTCACGCTCGAGCGCATCGTCACGAACTTCCAGCTCGACCCGCCGTTCGAGGATCTCGCGCGCGACATCGGCTGCGTGATGCAGGCGATCGACGACGAATTCGGCCACTTCGACGAAGCGCCGAATTTCCAGATCCACGTGCTGTCGTCGCTGTTTTTCCGCAACAAGAGCGCGTACATCGTCGGCCGCATCATCAACGCCGACCGCGTGCTGCCGTTCGCGGTGCCGATCCGCCACGTGCGCCCCGGCGTGCTCGCGCTCGACACCGTGCTGCTGCGCCGCGACCTGCTGCAGATCATCTTCAGCTTCTCGCATTCGTACTTCCTCGTCGACATGGGCGTGCCGTCCGCGTACGTGGATTTCCTCTGCACGATCATGCCGGGCAAGCCGAAGGCCGAGATCTACACGTCGGTCGGGCTGCAGAAGCAGGGCAAGAACCTGTTCTACCGCGACCTGCTGCACCATCTGTCGCATTCGAGCGACCGCTTCATCATCGCGCCCGGGATCAAGGGCCTCGTGATGCTCGTGTTCACGCTGCCGTCGTTCCCGTACGTGTTCAAGATCATCAAGGACCACTTCCCGCCGCCGAAGGAAACGACGCGCGCGCAGATCATGGAGAAGTACCAGCTCGTGAAGCGCCACGACCGGCTCGGGCGGATGGCCGACACGCTCGAGTATTCGAGCGTCGCGCTGCCGCTCGCGCGGCTCGATCACGCGCTCGTGCGCGAACTCGAGAAGGAAGTGCCGTCGCTGCTCGAATACGAGGACGACAAGCTCGTGATCAAGCACCTGTACATCGAGCGCCGGATGACGCCGCTGAACCTGTACCTGCAGAACGGCAGCGACGCGGACGTCGAGCACGGCGTGAAGGAATACGGCAACGCGGTGAAGGAGCTGATGAAGGCGAACATCTTCCCCGGCGACATGCTGTACAAGAACTTCGGCGTCACGCGCCACGGCCGCGTCGTGTTCTACGACTACGACGAGATCGAATACCTGACCGACTGCAACGTGCGGCGCGTGCCGCCGCCGCGCAACGAGGAAGACGAGCTGTCCGGCGAACCGTGGTATACCGTCGGCCCGCACGACATCTTTCCGGAGACCTACGGGCCGTTCCTGCTCGGCGACCCGCGCGTGCGCAGCGTCTTCATGAAGCATCACGCGGACTTTTTCGACCCCGCGCTGTGGCAGGCGAGCAAGGACAAGCTGATGCAGGGCGAACTGCCCGATTTTTATCCGTACGACGCGACCCTGCGCTTTAGCGTGCGCTACCCCGCGCGCTTCGGCGCGACGGGCGAGAACGACGGCGCAGGCGACGCGCAGCGCGCCGCCTGACGCCGGTAACACCCGATCCGATATCGACTTGATTTCCGCCAACGGAATCCACACCGATGACTACCCAAGACAATCCGCTTTCACATCTGTTCGACAACAACGATGCCTGGGTCAGGCGCCAGCTCGCCGACGATCCCGATTTCTTC
This DNA window, taken from Burkholderia cenocepacia, encodes the following:
- a CDS encoding MBL fold metallo-hydrolase, which encodes MNALEHQLDYPFADTLPAAGDTFEVAPGVRWLRMPLPFSLDHINLWLLRDEIDGQAGWTVVDCGIASDAIRTHWEQIFDTQLDGLPVLRVLVTHCHPDHFGLANWLCEGGDKGRWNVRLWMTLGEYMFGCLMAAGNGSNAGGAAAADHFARHGLTDPAALDKLRNRRSYYADLVPAVPPRYRRLREGDAVTIGARTWRVVTGFGHSPEHCALYSEADGVLISGDMVLPRISTNVSVFDLEPEANPLALYLESLGRYETMAPDTLVLPSHGKPFRGVRTRIAQLREHHDARLAEVRVACAEQPMSAADIVPIMFRRRELDIHQMTFALGEALAHLNLLWLAGELVREQGDDGVLRFRTAG
- the aceK gene encoding bifunctional isocitrate dehydrogenase kinase/phosphatase gives rise to the protein MNHFPKLLSSQIGFDVAQSMLEYFDRHYRIFREAAVDAKTLFERGDWHGLQRLARERITSYDERVKECVEVLEDEYDAENIDDEVWQQIKLHYIGLLTSHRQPECAETFFNSVCCKILHRSYFSNDFIFVRPAISTEYLENDEPAAKPTYRAYYPGTDGLAVTLERIVTNFQLDPPFEDLARDIGCVMQAIDDEFGHFDEAPNFQIHVLSSLFFRNKSAYIVGRIINADRVLPFAVPIRHVRPGVLALDTVLLRRDLLQIIFSFSHSYFLVDMGVPSAYVDFLCTIMPGKPKAEIYTSVGLQKQGKNLFYRDLLHHLSHSSDRFIIAPGIKGLVMLVFTLPSFPYVFKIIKDHFPPPKETTRAQIMEKYQLVKRHDRLGRMADTLEYSSVALPLARLDHALVRELEKEVPSLLEYEDDKLVIKHLYIERRMTPLNLYLQNGSDADVEHGVKEYGNAVKELMKANIFPGDMLYKNFGVTRHGRVVFYDYDEIEYLTDCNVRRVPPPRNEEDELSGEPWYTVGPHDIFPETYGPFLLGDPRVRSVFMKHHADFFDPALWQASKDKLMQGELPDFYPYDATLRFSVRYPARFGATGENDGAGDAQRAA